Within uncultured Fibrobacter sp., the genomic segment GCCTTTCCACCGGGGTGATTACTCACAAGGCAATAGACCTCGAACGTCTTTTTCGCACGATACCTCTTACCATTCTTAAGCGTCGCCACCACTTCAAAATCGGCGATTTTATTGCGGGCAATCGACACGGGAACCTCATAGGCGAGCGACGTCAAATCGTTAGCATCAATCGTCTTGAAGGGCTTTCCGTTACGAAGAACAGAAATAGACGCCACCTGTCGCAGGTCACCCTTCGAAATTCCGTTCAAGCTAAATTTCAAGTTCGATTTCCATTCCGTTGCGGGCAAATCCAGGTGAACGCGTTCGCTGCGAGGCCCAGAAACCTTCACCGTCAACTTTTCAATGGAACCCGAAGCACTAGCATTATCGGAGGGTTCCGCAGATTCTTCACCATTTGCAGACACCGCAGCATATTCGGCCACCCACATATAGCAAGGCATTTCAATATGTCCGTCGCCGCAGCTAGCCAAGAAGCGCTTGGTTCCGTATGCGGAATCAGCCCATGTAAACGTCCGTTGGTAAATGCCGTTTGCACCGATAGAATCACGTTCGCCCCATACCGTCACCCAAATGCCGGGAGTCGCTCTCGCCGTCAGCGTCACCGACGGAACAAACAGCGTATCGCCCACCGGAGTGGCGCGGAACTGCAGTTTCGATTCAAACGCCTTAAGTGCCGTCGCGTAGGCCGCATCGAAAGTCTTGAGCGTATTTTCAAGAGTCTTTGCCGGAGCATCGGCCGCAGCAACGGAATCGACCACCTTCGAAAGAGCCTCCGTTCCAGAAGAGGCCAGTTTCAA encodes:
- a CDS encoding FecR family protein encodes the protein MKNVFSKMVCSALWGAVVLSSVVALSGCKESDEPKPVPKGMADAPASETTEEEVPVKSSLNAKTRYVAGTVDLQKKLKDWKKLQVGNKVVENDKIRTGQESEADLGMPDGSILKISEKTEAMFTVEERDGKKKMILVDITKGRIHFDIQKQKDREFKFKTGTATAAIRGTSGFVGNVNGKTVASLKEGKIEVTGASGKTSAIAKNQTVLVDDKGNATVLKLASSGTEALSKVVDSVAAADAPAKTLENTLKTFDAAYATALKAFESKLQFRATPVGDTLFVPSVTLTARATPGIWVTVWGERDSIGANGIYQRTFTWADSAYGTKRFLASCGDGHIEMPCYMWVAEYAAVSANGEESAEPSDNASASGSIEKLTVKVSGPRSERVHLDLPATEWKSNLKFSLNGISKGDLRQVASISVLRNGKPFKTIDANDLTSLAYEVPVSIARNKIADFEVVATLKNGKRYRAKKTFEVYCLVSNHPGGKARNSVVPPDQEYTRLKQSGGLSHE